A single window of Rubripirellula lacrimiformis DNA harbors:
- a CDS encoding DUF1501 domain-containing protein: MVHPLNAYETLVNRRRFLANSGMGLGTAAMASLVTGPRIASASPAGSAHGTTDDLPPGCHVPPKAKRVIFLFMAGAPSQLDLFDYKPDLQKHFNQALPPSVSMGQRVTAMTRGKEQLVMPSPFKFEQKGQSGLWMSELLPQMSTQVDKLCFIDSMNTDAINHDPGKTSFCTGSEIPGKPSMGAWLSYGLGTLNKDLPDYVVMPSAHWSGKVNVQALYSRLWGSGFLPSKHQGTSFQTSGDPVLFLSNPTGVDAGVRRRMLDSLDQFNQKHFAEIGDPEIETTIAQQEMAFRMQTSVPELTDIADESQETLDLYGPEVTQPGSYARNCLLARRMAERDVRFIQLFHRGWDHHSRLPENLRGQCQDVDQPTAGLLRDLEQRGLLEDTLVVFAGEFGRTVYCQGKLDAETYGRDHHPRCFTALLAGGGIKGGMRYGTTDEFSYNVVSDPVHVRDLHATMLHQLGVDHRQLTFPFQGLDQKLTGVEPSRVVKEIIA; encoded by the coding sequence ATGGTCCATCCTTTGAATGCGTACGAAACGCTGGTGAATCGTCGTCGGTTCCTAGCCAATAGTGGAATGGGGTTGGGGACGGCCGCGATGGCATCGTTGGTGACCGGACCGCGGATCGCATCTGCGTCCCCAGCGGGATCGGCCCACGGCACCACGGATGATCTGCCGCCTGGATGCCACGTTCCACCGAAAGCGAAACGTGTCATTTTTCTGTTCATGGCCGGTGCACCCAGCCAGCTTGACCTGTTTGATTACAAACCCGATCTTCAAAAGCATTTTAACCAAGCGCTGCCACCGTCGGTCAGCATGGGGCAACGCGTCACCGCGATGACTCGTGGCAAAGAACAATTGGTGATGCCGAGCCCGTTCAAGTTTGAACAGAAGGGACAGAGTGGGCTATGGATGAGCGAGTTGTTGCCCCAAATGTCCACTCAGGTCGACAAGCTGTGCTTCATTGATTCGATGAACACCGACGCGATCAACCACGATCCGGGAAAGACTTCGTTCTGTACCGGGTCGGAGATCCCGGGCAAACCCAGCATGGGCGCATGGCTCAGCTATGGACTGGGCACGTTGAACAAAGACCTGCCGGACTATGTGGTCATGCCATCGGCTCATTGGAGCGGAAAAGTCAATGTGCAAGCACTGTATTCGCGTCTTTGGGGAAGCGGGTTCCTGCCATCGAAACATCAAGGGACTAGTTTTCAGACCTCGGGCGATCCGGTCTTGTTCCTGTCCAATCCAACCGGAGTGGATGCGGGGGTTCGTCGGCGAATGCTGGATTCGTTGGACCAGTTCAATCAGAAACACTTTGCCGAAATTGGTGATCCGGAGATCGAAACCACGATCGCCCAGCAAGAGATGGCTTTTCGCATGCAAACGTCGGTGCCCGAATTGACGGACATCGCGGACGAGTCCCAGGAAACGTTGGACCTGTACGGTCCAGAGGTCACCCAGCCAGGATCCTACGCTCGGAATTGTCTGCTGGCGCGGCGGATGGCCGAACGCGATGTTCGCTTCATCCAGTTGTTCCACCGCGGCTGGGATCACCACTCGCGGTTGCCCGAAAACTTGCGAGGCCAGTGCCAGGATGTGGACCAGCCGACGGCGGGTTTGCTTCGCGATCTAGAACAGCGTGGCCTGCTGGAGGACACGTTGGTGGTGTTTGCCGGTGAGTTCGGGCGGACGGTCTACTGCCAGGGCAAACTGGACGCCGAAACCTATGGACGCGACCATCACCCACGCTGTTTTACGGCGTTGCTTGCCGGTGGCGGAATCAAAGGCGGCATGCGTTACGGCACGACCGATGAATTCAGCTACAACGTGGTTTCCGATCCGGTCCATGTACGCGATCTGCATGCAACGATGTTGCACCAATTGGGTGTGGACCACCGGCAGCTGACCTTTCCGTTCCAAGGCCTTGATCAAAAACTAACCGGGGTCGAACCCAGTCGTGTTGTCAAGGAAATCATCGCTTGA
- a CDS encoding PSD1 and planctomycete cytochrome C domain-containing protein, with amino-acid sequence MPAEDPTTPSATVDVSFNQDIRPLLSSRCFACHGPDAESREAGLRLDQAHGDEGAIGFVIQPGSIDDSELWNRITTDDESLRMPPVDSHLKPLSKQEQQLIQRWIESGSDYEDYWAFVPPTRPATPEVADEQWSDQAIDRFVIRKLESEGRSPAPEADPRTLIRRVTFDLTGLPPTRDEVHRFVDAYSKDAEAAWEHLVTELIDRPQYGEHMARYWLDLVRFADTNGMHKDFYRNHVAYRDWVIAAFNQNLSYDDFVRYQIAGDLYPEPTKDQLIASGFNRLHLIIDKGTALPEESHVKNVLDRVTAVGTAFMGLTVQCAQCHDHKFDPITQKDFFSLYAFFNNIDSAPETNPRQTVDGLQEPYARFPTPQQDADLQQLDDQIAKLNDQLRIAKAAAAESSTPDQSDQQTQSPAEIEKQIRNLDKRRKSIETTVPKAMVMRERPDVRETFVLVRGQYDAPGEVVQRGTPGFLPPLVKSSEVASRMDLAEWFVAADNPLTARVAVNRFWQSFFGVGLIKTAEDFGNQGDVPRHPDLLDELAVSFVESGWDVKSLVQQIAMSKTYRQSSTATPDVFKADPENRMLARGSRYRLDAEMIRDQILATSGSLSTEMHGPSVKPPQPDGLWKAVSMIGETFKPDSGDAIYRRSVYTFWKRAMPPPQMTILNAPIRDACIARRERTNTPSQALLLLNESEYLMASRRLAQSVLAQPVDQRLRFAWETVTGKLPDADEQKIANSLLDDLVIRYQQDPGMANDLCRDLTLDSQQEKTELAAWTVLCSTLYNLDITKTKN; translated from the coding sequence ATGCCGGCCGAGGATCCAACAACGCCATCGGCAACGGTCGATGTATCGTTCAATCAAGACATTCGTCCGTTGCTGTCGTCACGCTGTTTCGCTTGCCACGGCCCCGATGCCGAATCGCGCGAAGCAGGCCTGCGGTTGGACCAAGCACACGGTGACGAAGGGGCGATCGGTTTCGTGATTCAGCCTGGTTCGATCGACGATAGCGAACTGTGGAATCGGATCACCACCGATGACGAGTCCCTGCGGATGCCGCCCGTGGATTCGCATTTGAAACCGTTGTCCAAGCAGGAACAGCAGTTGATCCAACGTTGGATCGAATCGGGATCCGACTACGAGGACTACTGGGCGTTCGTGCCGCCAACCCGACCAGCGACGCCGGAGGTCGCAGACGAACAATGGAGCGACCAGGCGATCGATCGATTTGTCATCCGCAAACTTGAATCCGAAGGCCGCTCGCCTGCCCCCGAAGCGGATCCGAGGACATTGATTCGACGAGTGACGTTCGACCTGACTGGGCTTCCCCCCACCCGCGATGAGGTGCATCGCTTCGTTGATGCGTATTCGAAAGACGCCGAAGCCGCCTGGGAACATCTGGTCACCGAATTGATCGACCGGCCTCAGTACGGCGAACACATGGCTCGCTATTGGTTGGACTTGGTTCGGTTCGCGGACACCAACGGGATGCACAAAGATTTCTATCGCAATCACGTGGCGTATCGTGACTGGGTGATTGCAGCGTTCAACCAGAATCTAAGCTATGACGACTTTGTGCGTTATCAAATCGCTGGCGACCTGTACCCCGAACCGACCAAGGATCAGTTGATCGCGTCCGGGTTCAATCGATTGCACCTGATCATCGACAAGGGGACCGCGCTTCCCGAAGAAAGCCACGTGAAGAACGTGTTGGACCGTGTGACCGCTGTGGGGACCGCGTTCATGGGACTGACGGTGCAATGTGCCCAGTGCCACGACCACAAGTTTGATCCCATCACCCAGAAAGACTTCTTTTCTCTGTATGCCTTCTTTAACAATATCGACTCGGCGCCAGAGACCAATCCGCGTCAGACCGTCGACGGTTTGCAGGAACCCTACGCTCGATTCCCGACGCCCCAGCAAGATGCTGACCTGCAGCAATTGGATGACCAGATCGCCAAACTGAATGATCAACTTCGGATCGCAAAGGCAGCCGCGGCGGAATCGTCCACACCGGATCAATCGGACCAGCAAACGCAGAGCCCGGCAGAGATCGAGAAACAGATTCGTAATCTGGATAAGCGACGCAAATCGATCGAAACGACCGTTCCAAAAGCGATGGTGATGAGGGAACGTCCGGATGTGCGTGAAACGTTTGTGTTGGTTCGCGGCCAGTACGATGCACCCGGCGAAGTGGTCCAGCGGGGCACTCCCGGATTCCTGCCACCGCTGGTGAAGTCGTCCGAAGTCGCATCGCGGATGGACCTGGCCGAGTGGTTCGTGGCGGCCGACAACCCGTTGACCGCTCGCGTCGCCGTCAATCGTTTTTGGCAGTCGTTCTTTGGTGTCGGCCTGATCAAGACGGCCGAAGATTTTGGCAACCAAGGCGATGTGCCCAGACACCCGGACTTGCTGGACGAATTGGCGGTATCGTTCGTCGAATCGGGCTGGGACGTCAAGTCGCTGGTTCAACAGATTGCGATGTCGAAAACCTATCGACAGTCCTCCACTGCAACGCCGGACGTCTTTAAGGCCGACCCCGAGAACCGGATGCTTGCACGCGGGTCACGCTATCGATTGGATGCTGAAATGATCCGCGACCAGATATTGGCAACCAGCGGATCGCTGTCGACCGAAATGCACGGCCCCAGTGTGAAGCCACCCCAGCCCGATGGTTTGTGGAAAGCGGTTTCCATGATCGGGGAAACGTTCAAGCCGGATTCGGGTGACGCCATCTACCGACGCAGTGTCTATACGTTCTGGAAACGTGCGATGCCGCCGCCCCAGATGACGATCCTGAACGCGCCCATTCGCGACGCTTGTATCGCACGACGCGAACGGACCAACACTCCATCGCAGGCACTGTTGTTGCTGAATGAAAGCGAATACTTGATGGCGTCACGTCGCTTGGCGCAATCGGTTCTGGCACAGCCCGTCGATCAGCGGTTGCGGTTCGCATGGGAAACGGTGACCGGAAAATTGCCTGATGCGGACGAACAGAAAATCGCAAATTCGCTATTGGATGATCTCGTGATCCGCTATCAGCAGGATCCCGGCATGGCCAACGATCTGTGTCGCGATTTGACGTTGGATTCCCAGCAGGAAAAGACGGAACTTGCCGCTTGGACGGTTCTGTGCAGTACGCTCTACAACCTCGATATCACGAAGACGAAAAACTAG